The following coding sequences lie in one Armatimonadia bacterium genomic window:
- the atpH gene encoding ATP synthase F1 subunit delta, producing MIDRTLIRRYVAAVYRLAADAGQVEPVREELARLQEAVTRDPRTLEVLQHPGITVAEKRDLLRKVAGEAPSTTVAGLLDVLLEKHRAEVLLGASDVFTDFADEDAGRVRAFVEVAWEPDAEQQQRLQSALARLVGRPVVAEFKLVPEILGGARVHLLGRVMDGSLQGWLQEMVGRIATAPSS from the coding sequence ATGATCGACCGCACTCTCATCCGAAGATACGTCGCTGCCGTCTACCGCCTGGCCGCTGACGCTGGACAGGTGGAGCCGGTGCGTGAAGAGTTGGCCCGGCTGCAGGAGGCCGTCACTCGCGACCCGAGGACCCTTGAAGTCCTTCAGCACCCGGGGATCACAGTGGCCGAGAAGCGCGATCTCCTGCGGAAGGTCGCCGGTGAGGCGCCTTCAACAACCGTGGCCGGCCTTCTCGACGTGCTCCTGGAGAAGCACCGAGCCGAGGTTCTCCTCGGTGCCTCGGACGTCTTCACGGACTTCGCGGATGAGGATGCGGGACGGGTCCGAGCCTTCGTCGAGGTCGCCTGGGAGCCGGATGCCGAGCAGCAGCAGCGCCTACAAAGCGCACTTGCCAGGCTCGTCGGCAGGCCCGTGGTGGCTGAGTTCAAGCTCGTACCCGAGATCCTGGGTGGCGCGCGGGTCCATCTCCTCGGCCGGGTGATGGACGGGTCGTTGCAGGGCTGGCTGCAGGAAATGGTCGGCCGGATAGCCACCGCGCCATCTAGTTAG
- the atpF gene encoding F0F1 ATP synthase subunit B translates to MQEFQNIIKELGIQPSALLINTISFVLLVWLMKRFMFKPVGLFIEQRRQRIHEQLDAAESDRAGAAAERAEIAARREELLAAAQDEAQDVKHTATQDAEQTRKTARDHARDIEKLARAQTVKEAEEASQQLREEANDTAAAMARRLLQATLTDERHRALMDQFIADVEKLAGQQGS, encoded by the coding sequence ATGCAAGAGTTTCAGAACATCATCAAGGAACTCGGGATCCAACCGTCGGCGCTGCTGATCAACACCATCAGCTTCGTGCTGCTGGTGTGGCTGATGAAGCGCTTCATGTTCAAGCCCGTCGGCTTGTTCATCGAGCAGCGCCGCCAGCGCATCCACGAGCAGTTGGATGCCGCAGAGTCCGACCGTGCCGGTGCCGCCGCCGAACGGGCCGAGATCGCTGCGCGTCGCGAGGAACTCCTCGCCGCCGCCCAGGATGAGGCCCAGGACGTCAAGCACACTGCGACACAGGATGCCGAACAGACGCGCAAGACGGCCCGTGACCATGCCCGGGACATCGAGAAGCTGGCCCGTGCGCAGACCGTGAAAGAGGCCGAGGAGGCTTCCCAGCAGTTGCGTGAGGAAGCCAACGATACGGCCGCAGCCATGGCCCGCAGGCTGCTCCAGGCAACTCTCACCGACGAGCGCCACCGGGCACTCATGGACCAGTTCATCGCCGACGTAGAGAAACTGGCTGGGCAGCAGGGGTCCTAG
- the atpE gene encoding ATP synthase F0 subunit C — MLYGAALALAVGLGLPIAVVGAALGQGRAAAAAMEGIARQPDAAGDIRFALILSLALIESLVIYALLIFFMLYSKLPAVVDVLSKAAGG; from the coding sequence ATGCTCTACGGAGCTGCACTCGCTCTTGCTGTGGGACTTGGTCTGCCGATCGCTGTTGTCGGCGCCGCTCTTGGCCAGGGCCGCGCGGCAGCCGCGGCAATGGAGGGCATCGCCCGCCAACCGGATGCTGCCGGTGACATTCGTTTCGCTCTGATCCTGTCTCTGGCTCTGATCGAATCGCTGGTCATCTACGCGCTGCTGATCTTCTTCATGCTCTACAGCAAGCTCCCGGCTGTCGTCGATGTGCTGAGCAAAGCCGCCGGCGGCTAG
- the atpB gene encoding F0F1 ATP synthase subunit A → MEEHLATWVNFLVNLEPAQLRPYLTVNVLSAWIVIGLILLMVRAGTRRMDLRATNGWQVVWEWAFESFENFCRSTMGPGGERFAPFLGTIFIYVAGLNLFGVVPGFISPTASLTMTFALSIPTILYVQYLGFRTQGLHYLMHFVGEPWWLFPLNIPIHVIGEFARVLSLAIRLFGNIFGEDTVIAQLVVLASGIFAAIHVPIPIQFPMVLFHIFVSFVQALVFMMLAASYISGALPEEHGSAHGHEPETQSADA, encoded by the coding sequence ATGGAAGAGCATCTGGCCACTTGGGTCAACTTTCTCGTGAACCTGGAGCCGGCCCAGCTACGGCCCTACCTCACCGTCAATGTGCTGTCGGCCTGGATCGTCATCGGTCTGATCCTGCTGATGGTCCGTGCCGGCACGCGGCGCATGGACCTTCGGGCAACCAATGGCTGGCAGGTCGTCTGGGAGTGGGCCTTTGAGAGCTTCGAGAACTTCTGCAGGTCCACCATGGGACCGGGGGGAGAGAGGTTCGCACCCTTCCTGGGTACGATCTTCATCTACGTCGCGGGGCTGAACCTGTTCGGCGTGGTCCCTGGCTTCATCTCGCCCACAGCTTCGCTCACGATGACCTTCGCCCTGTCAATCCCGACGATCCTCTACGTGCAGTACCTTGGCTTCCGCACCCAGGGCCTGCACTACCTGATGCACTTCGTGGGAGAGCCCTGGTGGCTGTTCCCGCTGAACATCCCCATCCACGTGATCGGGGAATTTGCACGCGTCCTCTCCCTGGCCATCCGTTTGTTCGGCAACATCTTCGGTGAGGACACGGTCATTGCCCAGCTCGTGGTGCTGGCGAGCGGGATCTTCGCAGCCATTCACGTCCCGATCCCGATCCAGTTCCCGATGGTCCTGTTCCACATCTTTGTGAGCTTCGTCCAGGCCCTGGTCTTCATGATGCTGGCAGCCTCCTACATCTCGGGCGCTCTGCCCGAGGAGCACGGCTCAGCCCATGGACACGAGCCCGAGACGCAGTCCGCAGACGCCTGA
- a CDS encoding ATP synthase subunit I, with protein sequence MPGGSIGFFRRTCATTSVTALLIACGLWVDRGADVALGFLGGVVAGLLTLSVTVLVVERLARVPEEIPPLRWPYGLAFVAKFVLAGIAIYLVVTWTPNLIIPAAAGYLLPIAVIVLKTLGARVNNRTAVS encoded by the coding sequence GTGCCGGGCGGGAGCATCGGCTTCTTTCGGAGAACCTGCGCAACGACGTCGGTCACGGCCCTCCTTATAGCCTGTGGCCTGTGGGTAGATAGAGGGGCGGACGTCGCCCTCGGTTTCCTGGGGGGCGTTGTTGCAGGGTTGTTGACGCTGTCGGTTACGGTGTTGGTCGTTGAGCGCCTGGCACGCGTCCCCGAAGAGATCCCACCGCTGCGCTGGCCCTACGGCTTGGCCTTCGTCGCCAAGTTTGTCCTCGCCGGGATCGCCATCTATCTCGTGGTCACATGGACGCCGAACCTGATCATACCTGCTGCCGCCGGGTACTTGCTGCCGATCGCAGTGATCGTGCTCAAGACCCTCGGTGCGCGTGTCAATAACAGAACTGCAGTAAGCTAA
- a CDS encoding AtpZ/AtpI family protein codes for MPDPSSSYRDALRLSTVGITLALCVGIGAGAGAWLDKHLNTEPAFTIVGFILGTVAGFVELFRAMKGH; via the coding sequence TTGCCGGATCCATCGAGCTCCTATCGCGACGCCCTGAGGCTCAGCACGGTCGGGATTACCCTGGCCCTCTGTGTCGGCATCGGCGCAGGGGCCGGCGCATGGTTGGACAAGCATCTGAACACCGAGCCGGCCTTCACCATCGTCGGCTTTATCCTCGGCACGGTTGCGGGCTTTGTTGAGCTGTTCCGCGCCATGAAGGGGCATTGA
- a CDS encoding GntR family transcriptional regulator yields the protein MTQYRMPKLSPQDSRPLYTQIMSVLERGIRSGRLEPGDQLPTQEALAEHFGVSLAPIKQALRELEDRGIIATRQGRGTYVLDATPLSEEVIDANRIPHFSRDIRERGGVPSSNLLSMELVDAEACPEVAAELHEGAGAKLLRIERVRLADEEALCLQTGYFAEHMVPGLIERGLGEQESLTEVLRAEYGITVAVSRQKISATAATAHDTKWLPVKVGEPLLLVERTSYLSNNQPVEFVIDRRLPKFNFVVWLRRQ from the coding sequence ATGACACAGTACCGTATGCCGAAGCTCTCACCACAGGACAGCCGACCGCTGTACACGCAGATCATGAGCGTGCTTGAACGCGGGATACGTTCGGGTCGTCTAGAGCCTGGTGACCAGTTGCCGACTCAGGAGGCGCTGGCAGAGCACTTCGGTGTGAGCCTCGCACCGATCAAGCAGGCGCTGCGGGAACTGGAGGACCGTGGCATCATCGCAACTCGTCAGGGACGCGGGACCTATGTTCTTGACGCCACGCCCTTGAGTGAGGAAGTCATCGACGCCAACCGGATTCCGCATTTCAGCCGCGACATCCGGGAGCGCGGCGGGGTTCCGAGCTCGAACCTGCTGAGCATGGAGCTGGTCGATGCTGAGGCCTGCCCCGAGGTGGCCGCGGAATTGCACGAAGGCGCCGGAGCCAAGCTACTTCGCATCGAGCGCGTGCGACTGGCGGATGAGGAGGCCCTGTGCCTCCAGACCGGCTACTTCGCCGAGCACATGGTGCCGGGTCTGATCGAGCGCGGACTCGGCGAGCAGGAATCCCTCACAGAGGTGCTGCGGGCCGAGTATGGAATCACCGTGGCGGTGTCGCGGCAGAAGATCTCGGCAACCGCGGCGACCGCACATGACACGAAGTGGCTTCCGGTCAAGGTAGGTGAGCCCTTGCTGCTTGTCGAACGTACCTCCTATCTTAGCAACAACCAGCCGGTTGAGTTCGTGATCGACCGGCGGCTGCCGAAGTTCAACTTTGTCGTTTGGCTGCGCCGACAGTAG
- a CDS encoding universal stress protein → MKNILVGYDNSRWALVALEQAIGLASGLHARLHLLQAVEPAGPAAEVADVAPSEDPLSYMDRMDAMMTEDDTPSLHDEDLSAAARMCEEAGVHCVQHRQSGLAVRVLREYSPAMDLVVLGRRGTVGRRLVGSTASSVISRPIVPTLLCRDEQVAWRRLLLVFENSVTGGRAVKVAGTLASELNLGLDVVIADSDRERGRRVGEQAKMALRAYHVEGEFIHHEGRIVEALQSAALQLQSSVVIVPQGRTCPWPWSRAEAVRAAIEFPTALALVVP, encoded by the coding sequence ATGAAGAACATCCTGGTTGGTTACGACAATTCCCGGTGGGCGCTGGTTGCGCTGGAGCAGGCTATTGGCCTTGCCAGCGGGCTACATGCACGCCTGCATCTTCTGCAGGCGGTGGAGCCGGCAGGACCTGCGGCCGAAGTGGCCGACGTGGCTCCCAGCGAGGACCCGCTGAGCTACATGGACCGCATGGACGCGATGATGACGGAGGACGATACGCCTTCGCTGCACGATGAGGACCTGTCGGCTGCGGCCCGGATGTGTGAGGAGGCCGGTGTCCACTGTGTCCAGCACCGGCAGAGCGGGCTGGCAGTGCGAGTGCTGCGCGAGTACTCGCCGGCAATGGACCTGGTGGTGCTGGGTCGACGCGGCACAGTCGGCCGGAGACTTGTGGGAAGCACAGCCTCGAGCGTGATCTCCAGGCCCATCGTCCCGACCTTGCTTTGTCGCGATGAACAGGTGGCCTGGCGCCGCCTGCTGTTAGTGTTCGAGAACTCGGTGACGGGTGGCCGGGCCGTCAAGGTCGCCGGGACCTTGGCCTCCGAGCTTAACCTGGGGCTGGACGTGGTGATTGCCGACAGCGACCGCGAGCGCGGCAGACGGGTCGGAGAGCAGGCAAAGATGGCGCTGCGTGCCTACCACGTTGAGGGGGAGTTCATCCACCACGAAGGTCGCATCGTGGAGGCTCTCCAGAGCGCCGCGCTGCAACTGCAAAGCTCCGTCGTTATCGTTCCGCAGGGCCGGACCTGCCCGTGGCCCTGGTCACGCGCTGAAGCGGTTCGCGCCGCCATCGAGTTCCCCACTGCGCTGGCACTGGTGGTCCCTTGA
- a CDS encoding discoidin domain-containing protein: MWRHLWVPCLLALCCTVRANPAVPIAESLRAELHAEWDRDAGLSLLPPNPSGEIQGAATYDDAAGAVDGKKTGSYGFHTTNSEKPWWQVDLGQAFVLDHLLLYNRNESQGLMDRSKGMLVLVSTDSITWKPIFEHTGPAFGGARDGKPLLLDLRGKQVEARWVRCQLPGKNSFHLDEVEVYPTNDPARNIALKRPADQSSAGRSSVSHGIGKADSGARYTIDLSRQVLTRAQKLLALFRERDPNPRTALTARLQELETAAQSLDRQGKASSESQRDLYYSAREVLRQVAFSNPLLTFRDLLFVKREPGVLAHMCDQYFGSLQRPGGGLFALEDAFGEPRLRDVIGDALPPGNFLTPSLSPEGRTVLFAYAQGEANRKLSFTREARFRFHLFRVNLDGTDLRQLTEGPYDDLHPCWLPDGDLVFMSTRRGGETRCSGRPVPTYTLHRMRADGSGLQRLSDHETHEWLPAVGHDGSILYTRWDYVDRHTNLSHSLWQCRPDGSGAMAIYGQYNHERKPWGLWHVRPVPDSPRLMAVAGAHHGYAYGSLALLNPLLGFDGSAPLERLTPEVAFPEAEGYPSSAYTTPWPLSDDFWLTSYSPRWSTQSAAHSVTLGVYLQDRFGNRELIYRDPTISIESAAPVQTSPTGFRYPAPRDDQPSWGRMMLLNVYDSVAALPAVRVKWLRLVQILPKTTYAADDPKMSVARQISARAVIGTVPVEEDGSANFVAPARVPLYFQALDEKGMAVQTMRSLAYLQPGEVRSCIGCHEPRQTAPANRRAQATLREPSQPVAGPEGTRPFSYQRLVQPVLDRHCVTCHQPGGSGQKLPLTGDFASDKDPFTRSYRSLAQKKYVPWFDSVNGGEWIPETTPGQFGARSSGLVRMLLTGHHDVKLPPEDLQRLCLWIDLNVPFYGCYEPAHVAMQRKGEVVPFEQLLQ, from the coding sequence ATGTGGCGCCACCTGTGGGTCCCGTGTCTGCTCGCCTTGTGCTGCACTGTCCGTGCCAACCCCGCGGTGCCGATCGCCGAGTCACTCCGCGCCGAGTTGCATGCCGAGTGGGACCGCGACGCCGGCCTCAGTCTGCTCCCTCCCAATCCTTCCGGCGAGATCCAGGGCGCGGCGACCTACGACGACGCAGCCGGAGCCGTGGACGGCAAGAAGACGGGCTCCTACGGCTTCCACACCACCAACTCGGAGAAGCCCTGGTGGCAGGTCGACCTTGGCCAGGCCTTCGTCCTCGACCATCTCCTCCTCTACAACCGCAACGAATCCCAGGGGCTGATGGACCGCTCCAAGGGCATGCTGGTCCTCGTCTCCACCGACAGCATCACCTGGAAGCCGATCTTCGAGCACACCGGGCCCGCCTTCGGAGGTGCCAGGGATGGCAAGCCCCTGCTCCTTGACCTGCGCGGTAAGCAGGTCGAGGCCCGTTGGGTGCGCTGCCAACTCCCCGGCAAGAACTCCTTCCACCTGGACGAAGTCGAAGTCTACCCGACCAACGATCCCGCACGCAACATCGCCCTGAAACGACCTGCCGACCAGAGCAGCGCGGGTCGATCCTCCGTCTCCCACGGCATCGGCAAGGCCGACAGCGGAGCCCGGTATACCATCGACCTCAGCCGCCAGGTTCTCACCCGTGCGCAGAAGCTACTGGCCCTCTTCCGCGAGCGGGATCCCAACCCTCGCACGGCCCTGACAGCGCGGCTGCAGGAGTTGGAGACCGCCGCACAGTCCCTCGATCGCCAGGGCAAGGCCTCCAGCGAGTCGCAGCGTGACCTGTACTACTCGGCCCGCGAAGTCCTGCGGCAGGTCGCCTTCTCCAATCCGCTGCTGACCTTCCGCGACCTTCTCTTCGTCAAGCGCGAGCCAGGCGTGCTGGCCCACATGTGCGACCAGTACTTCGGCAGTCTCCAGCGACCCGGCGGTGGGCTGTTCGCGTTGGAGGACGCCTTCGGTGAGCCACGCCTGCGAGACGTGATCGGCGACGCGCTGCCTCCCGGCAACTTCCTCACGCCGTCGCTGTCTCCGGAGGGTCGCACTGTGCTCTTTGCCTACGCCCAGGGCGAGGCCAACCGCAAACTCAGCTTCACCCGCGAAGCCAGGTTCCGCTTCCACCTGTTCCGCGTGAACCTCGACGGCACCGACCTGCGGCAGCTCACCGAGGGCCCCTACGACGACCTCCACCCTTGCTGGCTGCCCGACGGTGACCTCGTCTTCATGTCCACGCGGCGTGGGGGAGAGACCCGCTGCAGCGGGCGACCGGTGCCCACCTACACCCTGCATCGCATGCGCGCCGACGGCTCAGGACTCCAGCGACTCTCCGATCACGAGACCCACGAGTGGCTCCCGGCCGTCGGCCACGACGGCTCGATTCTCTACACCCGCTGGGACTACGTCGACCGCCACACAAACCTCTCGCACAGCCTCTGGCAATGCCGCCCGGACGGTTCCGGCGCGATGGCAATCTACGGGCAGTACAACCACGAGCGCAAGCCCTGGGGCCTGTGGCATGTACGGCCGGTGCCGGATTCCCCGCGATTGATGGCCGTCGCCGGAGCGCACCATGGCTATGCCTACGGTTCGCTGGCTCTCCTCAATCCGCTTCTGGGCTTCGATGGTTCTGCACCCCTGGAGCGCCTGACTCCTGAGGTCGCCTTTCCCGAGGCCGAGGGCTATCCCTCGTCGGCCTACACAACTCCCTGGCCTCTGAGCGACGACTTCTGGCTGACCTCCTACAGTCCACGGTGGTCGACGCAGTCCGCAGCACACTCGGTGACCCTGGGCGTCTACCTCCAGGACCGCTTCGGCAACCGCGAGCTGATCTACCGTGATCCCACGATCAGCATCGAGAGCGCGGCTCCCGTGCAGACTTCGCCGACGGGCTTCCGCTACCCGGCGCCACGCGACGACCAGCCCTCCTGGGGCCGGATGATGCTGCTGAATGTCTACGACAGCGTGGCCGCACTGCCTGCCGTCCGGGTGAAGTGGCTGCGCCTGGTGCAGATCCTGCCGAAGACAACCTACGCCGCGGACGACCCGAAGATGAGTGTGGCCCGGCAGATCAGCGCCCGTGCGGTGATCGGAACGGTGCCCGTCGAGGAGGATGGCTCTGCCAACTTCGTCGCGCCGGCTCGTGTGCCGCTCTACTTCCAGGCCCTAGACGAGAAGGGCATGGCGGTCCAGACGATGCGCAGTCTTGCCTACCTGCAACCCGGCGAAGTGCGCTCCTGCATCGGCTGCCATGAGCCGCGTCAGACCGCGCCTGCGAACCGCCGTGCCCAGGCCACTTTGCGCGAACCGTCCCAGCCTGTCGCCGGTCCTGAGGGCACCCGTCCCTTCTCCTACCAGCGCCTGGTGCAGCCGGTCCTCGACCGCCACTGCGTGACCTGTCACCAGCCGGGAGGCAGCGGGCAGAAGCTCCCGCTCACCGGGGACTTCGCAAGCGACAAGGATCCCTTCACACGCTCCTACCGGAGCCTCGCGCAGAAGAAGTACGTTCCGTGGTTCGACAGCGTAAATGGGGGAGAGTGGATTCCGGAGACGACGCCCGGGCAATTCGGTGCACGCAGCAGCGGCCTTGTGCGCATGCTCCTAACGGGCCACCATGACGTGAAGCTGCCGCCCGAGGACCTGCAGCGCCTGTGCCTGTGGATCGACCTCAACGTCCCCTTCTATGGCTGCTACGAGCCTGCCCACGTGGCGATGCAACGCAAAGGCGAAGTCGTGCCCTTCGAGCAGTTGCTGCAGTAG
- a CDS encoding DUF1559 domain-containing protein — translation MRRGFTLIELLVVIAIIAILAAILFPVFARAREKARQSSCSSNVKQLALAHMMYLQDYDEKFASCYDDGNTYPAGRIIWADKILPYVKNRQIFACPSQNIDITSQLAGKWPGSLQNTRYQMPMTHVFQEGWSGGTMLASFTAPAETVILAESNNAWYQHYCARHAVGSVMTNANGITYINGSANETTWPWHNGGLNCAYADGHVKWETVTALSDVNRTYLWDRQ, via the coding sequence ATGCGCCGTGGCTTCACGCTGATTGAACTGCTGGTCGTGATCGCCATCATCGCCATCCTTGCAGCCATCCTCTTCCCGGTCTTTGCGCGCGCACGAGAAAAGGCGCGGCAGTCTTCCTGTTCTTCCAACGTCAAGCAGCTCGCCCTCGCTCACATGATGTACCTGCAGGACTACGACGAGAAGTTCGCCAGTTGCTACGACGATGGCAACACCTACCCGGCCGGACGCATCATCTGGGCTGACAAGATCCTCCCCTACGTGAAGAACCGCCAGATCTTCGCGTGTCCCTCACAGAACATCGACATCACGTCCCAGCTTGCCGGCAAGTGGCCGGGAAGCCTGCAGAACACCCGCTATCAGATGCCGATGACGCACGTCTTCCAGGAAGGCTGGAGCGGCGGCACGATGTTGGCCAGCTTCACGGCACCGGCAGAGACCGTGATCTTGGCGGAGTCCAACAACGCCTGGTACCAGCACTACTGTGCTCGCCATGCCGTCGGCTCGGTCATGACCAACGCCAATGGTATCACCTACATCAACGGTAGTGCCAACGAGACCACGTGGCCCTGGCACAACGGCGGGTTGAACTGCGCGTATGCCGACGGGCACGTCAAGTGGGAGACCGTCACAGCCCTCTCCGACGTCAACCGCACTTACCTGTGGGACCGGCAGTAA
- a CDS encoding GNAT family N-acetyltransferase, which produces MTAQGTALLVRWATRWDREPAIQLMAALADQHEVSTDLDTLREAFEFALRNPEEYRFAFAERDRQIIGMAALHRSYTSWHGRLRGTIEDVYVVEEARRSGAATALFEFLHGEARRRGYWSLSLDVLESNESARAFYERFGMKNSGYLVYEMELGTEEG; this is translated from the coding sequence ATGACTGCACAAGGCACAGCACTGCTGGTTCGGTGGGCGACACGCTGGGATCGGGAGCCGGCCATTCAACTGATGGCAGCCCTGGCAGACCAGCACGAAGTCAGCACCGACCTCGACACACTGCGCGAGGCCTTCGAGTTCGCCCTGCGCAATCCGGAGGAGTACCGATTCGCCTTTGCGGAGCGAGACCGCCAGATCATCGGCATGGCGGCGCTGCACCGCAGCTACACCTCCTGGCACGGCCGTCTTCGCGGGACCATCGAGGATGTGTATGTGGTGGAGGAGGCGCGGCGTTCAGGGGCAGCTACGGCACTGTTCGAGTTTCTGCACGGTGAGGCCCGACGTCGCGGCTACTGGTCGCTGTCATTGGATGTGCTGGAGAGCAATGAGTCGGCCCGAGCCTTCTATGAGCGGTTCGGGATGAAGAACTCCGGGTACCTGGTGTATGAAATGGAACTGGGCACCGAGGAGGGCTAA
- a CDS encoding EamA family transporter, giving the protein MSPTALLACLVAVLAWGANGLFDKLGVKGIDPLHAVLIRNAFSTAVIAGLCAATGRLKEVTHLEPRAYFFLALSGLLGSVLAQTAYYFAMKTAPVSQVVPITATYPVVAFLLAAFFLRESCTPGRFVGVLLVVVGLMLVANPGPDKAQAAQAAKLAGRTAAVEYATEELPAADSDGAEDSGEG; this is encoded by the coding sequence ATGAGTCCGACGGCGCTTTTGGCGTGCCTGGTTGCGGTCCTCGCGTGGGGAGCCAACGGGCTATTCGACAAACTTGGCGTGAAGGGGATCGACCCCCTGCATGCCGTCCTGATACGCAATGCCTTCTCGACAGCGGTGATCGCCGGCCTCTGCGCGGCGACAGGCCGACTGAAGGAAGTGACTCACCTTGAGCCAAGGGCGTACTTCTTCCTCGCGCTCAGTGGGCTGCTGGGAAGCGTGCTCGCACAGACTGCCTACTACTTCGCGATGAAGACGGCGCCGGTGAGTCAGGTCGTGCCGATCACGGCCACCTATCCGGTCGTCGCGTTTCTGCTGGCGGCCTTCTTCCTGCGGGAGAGCTGCACGCCCGGTCGGTTCGTGGGAGTGCTGCTGGTGGTTGTGGGGCTGATGCTGGTTGCGAATCCGGGACCCGACAAGGCGCAGGCTGCTCAGGCTGCGAAGCTGGCCGGGCGCACAGCAGCGGTGGAGTATGCTACCGAGGAACTGCCGGCGGCAGACAGCGACGGCGCCGAGGACTCTGGAGAAGGTTAG
- the rsmI gene encoding 16S rRNA (cytidine(1402)-2'-O)-methyltransferase translates to MQDTPGPGTEPAADSVSSSRGCLYIVATPIGNLSDLSDRARQTLADVDLIAAEDTRRTQTLLSHLGLHRPLQSCHEHNEREKSNQLVEALSSGKSIALVTDAGVPVISDPGSHLVATAWERGFRVIPIPGPSAVLSALSVSGFNSDRFLFAGYAPRKSSERRRFYRENATAPFPVVVYEVPHRLRQSLEDAAAELGDDRLVCMAREMTKQFEEVRREPLGELRQHCASVEPLGEYTLVFGPTQTSAEEAVPAVGDLQQAARLALEAGLRTGQAADLLAAASGVSRKQAYSLLLRLRDSLER, encoded by the coding sequence ATGCAGGATACGCCCGGGCCTGGGACTGAGCCCGCTGCCGATTCGGTCTCCTCCTCGCGGGGCTGCCTGTACATCGTCGCTACCCCCATCGGCAATCTGTCCGACCTCTCCGATCGCGCCCGGCAGACCCTGGCCGACGTCGACCTCATCGCTGCCGAGGACACCCGTCGCACCCAGACCCTTCTGTCGCACCTTGGCCTGCATCGCCCCTTGCAGAGCTGCCACGAGCACAACGAGCGCGAGAAGTCCAATCAGCTTGTCGAGGCTCTCTCAAGCGGCAAGTCCATCGCGCTGGTGACCGACGCCGGGGTGCCCGTCATCTCCGATCCCGGTTCCCACCTGGTCGCGACCGCCTGGGAACGCGGCTTTCGCGTGATCCCCATCCCCGGTCCCAGTGCCGTGCTCAGCGCCCTGTCAGTGTCGGGCTTCAACTCCGACCGTTTCCTCTTCGCCGGGTATGCTCCGCGCAAGTCGAGCGAGCGCCGTCGCTTCTATCGCGAGAACGCCACAGCGCCCTTCCCCGTGGTGGTCTACGAAGTGCCGCACCGCCTGCGCCAATCCCTGGAGGATGCTGCCGCCGAACTGGGGGACGACCGTCTCGTGTGTATGGCCCGCGAGATGACCAAGCAGTTCGAGGAAGTCCGTCGTGAGCCTCTGGGGGAGTTGCGGCAGCACTGCGCGAGCGTTGAGCCCCTGGGAGAGTACACCCTCGTCTTTGGCCCCACGCAGACCTCTGCCGAGGAAGCTGTGCCCGCTGTGGGAGATCTGCAGCAGGCAGCGCGCCTGGCCCTCGAAGCCGGCCTGCGCACTGGGCAAGCGGCCGACCTACTCGCCGCCGCCAGTGGTGTCTCACGCAAGCAGGCCTACAGTCTACTTCTCCGCCTCCGCGACAGCCTGGAGCGCTGA